A region of Bactrocera dorsalis isolate Fly_Bdor unplaced genomic scaffold, ASM2337382v1 BdCtg041, whole genome shotgun sequence DNA encodes the following proteins:
- the LOC105232511 gene encoding chaoptin isoform X2, whose amino-acid sequence MGLEFFFKFGYAFLIITLMIMIWMSLARASMHMYEMDDSRNPPCTQNALCTCSKSAPDLGIVHCKDVPFPALPKMVNESKVFSLHMENTGLREIESYFLQSTGMYRLKISGNHLTEIPDDAFTGLERSLWELLLPQNDLVEIPSKSIRHLQKLRHLDLGNNHITHVQHDSFRGLEDSLQWLILRDNCISMLMAHSFSGLLILETLDLSGNNLFEIDPNVFVDGMPRLTKLLLTDNILSEIPYDALGPLKSLRTLDISHNVIWSLGGNDTYDIKSATKLNLDNLHLEYNNIDMLPPNSFKNFDIVNRTFFDGNPIHTLREDAFKPAKIREIYMRYCGLTNVSPLAFDSLVNSLQILDLSGNNLTHLHHKLFNNFDVLRVISLRDNKIKIEQPLETFNAMQYTLLKLDLSGDKNDPTNLQTLRKMRNMRSLSMSRMGSATTIGPDDFKDFGVELEDLQITRATLATIQSHAFKHVRGLKHLDFSENGIQTIENDAFHEIGHSLISLKISHGFTGTALPADPLRHLTSLQELDFSNNKITSMSDTSFHFLKNLRLLELHDNRIEQVMKGTFQGDIHSKLEEISLRFNHLTQVSQHTFFDLEALRKLHLDDNKIERVERRAFMNLDELEHLSLRGNKLNNLADESFQNLPKLEILDMAFNNLPNFNFDYFDQVGTLSTLNVNVSHNQIKMLMYNSSWAGRADHGSMHHSNIKLLDLSHNNISLIHPGYFRPAEISLTHLYMGYNSLMNATRDVFGNMPHLQWLDLSYNSIRELDFDAFKNTKQLQLIYLDHNYLTDIPQDIFKPIYALRVIDLSHNHLRGLPDNLFYNGGMEKMDVSHNMLLKIPSSSLSSLAALTLCELHLSNNFISTIHSMDLSNKFRSLRFLDISYNYLLRIDDAVFATMPRLAALDLSHNRDLKVMDKSFMGLENSLIKLGMENVSLSTIPEIRLKYLRELRLGYNELPSIPQELAFNMSNLRMLDLSNNDLTNVPLMTQSLPHLRKLMLSGNPITSLNNNSFDGVNEDLEMLDISNFRLHYFEYGCLDSLPHLRSLKLTAYSHLEHFNIPHLLRHHHNVRELWIEAPQPFTRIIKKGSGPNQDIQQVQMGQPTDLAREMEGHLPSKLTNITFSGPQFSSLNERILKGMRSPYIYMQLFNTTLKEIPTNFFKHMGRVRNISLDIRYNNRMLKKVPNPNTGNVPFLPNSVFLTELKMSDSDLNCDCDLGWVEFWQRKRRQYICSSQTWTDAVFRTFMNSPCQVYGRHNCDDHDDDLRETRCDNKGGQQLMEALKFDLECGWDNAGCRETFILLITALLMIVFWM is encoded by the exons ATG GGATTGGAGTTCTTCTTCAAATTCGGCTATGCCTTCCTCATCATAACGCTTATGATAATGATATGGATGTCCTTGGCGCGCGCCTCGATGCACATGTATGAAATGGACGATTCACGCAATCCACCATGCACACAAAACGCACTTTGCACGTGTTCGAAATCGGCGCCGGATCTAGGTATAGTTCACTGTAAAGACGTGCCATTTCCGGCGTTACCTAAAATGGTGAACGAATCGAAG GTCTTTTCGCTACATATGGAAAACACCGGTTTGCGGGAAATAGAGTCATATTTCTTGCAATCGACAG GCATGTATCGTTTGAAAATAAGTGGCAATCATTTGACGGAAATACCCGACGATGCCTTCACCGGTTTAGAACGGTCACTTTGGGAGCTATTGCTACCCCAAAATGATCTCGTTGAGATACCTTCAAAGTCCATACGACATCTTCAGAAGTTGCGCCACCTTGATTTGGGAAACAACCATATCACCCATGTGCAGCACGACTCTTTTCGTGGCCTTGAGGACTCACTGCAATGGTTGATTTTACGAGATAATTGTATATCCATGCTGATGGCACATAGCTTCTCGGGCTTACTTATATTAGAAACATTGGATTTGAGTGGcaacaatttgtttgaaattgatCCTAATGTCTTTGTGGATGGAATGCCGCGATTAACCAAGCTTTTACTGACTGACAATATTCTTTCCGAGATACCATATGATGCGCTTGGACCTTTGAAAAGTTTGCGTACTCTGGACATATCCCATAATGTGATATGGTCCTTGGGTGGCAACGACACATACGACATTAAATCCGCCACAAAGCTTAATTTGGACAATTTGCATTTAGAATACAATAACATTGATATGTTGCCACCAAATTCTTTCAAGAACTTCGATATTGTGAACAGAACATTCTTCGATGGTAATCCCATACACACTCTTAGG GAGGACGCCTTCAAACCGGCCAAAATAAGAGAGATCTATATGCGTTACTGCGGCCTGACTAACGTATCGCCGCTGGCTTTCGACAGCTTAGTCAACAGTTTGCAGATCCTAGATCTGTCGGGCAACAACTTAACGCACTTACATCACAAACTATTTAACAATTTCGATGTGTTAAG AGTTATTAGCTTGCGGGACAACAAGATCAAGATCGAGCAGCCGCTGGAGACTTTCAACGCCATGCAGTACACCCTGCTCAAATTGGACTTAAGCGGGGATAAGAACGACCCAACAAATCTTCAGACCCTACGCAA AATGCGGAATATGCGTTCGTTGTCAATGTCGCGCATGGGTAGTGCCACAACAATAGGTCCGGACGACTTCAAGGATTTCGGTGTGGAGCTAGAGGATTTACAAATCACTCGCGCCACACTCGCGACCATACAATCACATGCCTTCAAACATGTACGCGGCCTTAAGCATTTGGACTTCAGCGAGAATGGTATACAAACAATAGAAAACGACGCATTTCACGAG ATTGGTCACTCGCTGATTTCGTTAAAAATCTCGCATGGCTTCACGGGCACGGCGCTGCCGGCCGATCCGTTGCGGCATTTGACCTCACTGCAAGAACTGGActttagcaacaacaaaatcaccAGCATGAGCGATACCAGTTTCCACTTCTTGAAAAATCTGCGGCTGCTGGAACTGCACGACAATCGCATCGAGCAGGTCATGAAGGGCACTTTCCAA GGTGACATCCATTCCAAATTGGAGGAGATATCGCTACGCTTTAATCACCTAACACAAGTGTCGCAACATACATTCTTTGACCTGGAGGCTTTGAGGAAATTACATTTGGACGACAATAAGATCGAACGTGTCGAACGAAGAGCCTTTATGAATTTGGATGAGCTGGAACACCTCAGTTTGCGCGGcaataaactaaataatttaGCTGACGAGTCGTTCCAG aaCTTACCAAAATTGGAAATTCTCGACATGGCTTTCAATAACTTACCGAATTTCAACTTCGACTATTTTGATCAA GTGGGCACCTTATCCACTCTAAATGTAAATGTGAGCCACAATCAAATCAAAATGCTAATGTACAATAGTTCGTGGGCGGGTCGAGCTGATCACG GTTCAATGCACCATTCAAATATAAAGTTACTGGACTTGTCACACAACAATATATCTCTGATACATCCAGGCTACTTCCGGCCAGCGGAGATTTCATTGACCCACCTATACATGGGCTATAACTCACTGATG AATGCAACGCGAGATGTGTTCGGTAATATGCCGCATCTGCAATGGCTGGACCTGTCTTATAATAGTATACGCGAGCTGGATTTCGATGCGTTTAAAAATACCAAGCAGCTGCAG ttaatatATCTGGATCACAATTACTTAACGGACATACCCCAGGACATCTTCAAACCCATTTACGCCTTGCGCGTTATCGATCTGTCACATAACCATTTACGAGGTTTGCCTGACAATCTTTTCTATAACGGCGGCATGGAAAA AATGGACGTTTCGCACAATATGCTGCTCAAAATACCCTCATCATCCCTGTCCAGCTTGGCCGCTTTAACGCTTTGTGAGCTGCACTTATCTAATAACTTTATTTCAACTATACACAGCATGGACTTATCCAATAAGTTCAGG TCTCTGCGCTTCCTGGACATTTCTTACAATTACTTGCTGCGGATAGACGACGCAGTTTTCGCCACAATGCCTCGACTCGCTGCGCTTGACCTCTCACACAACCGTGATCTCAAAGTGATGGACAAGTCGTTCATGGGTCTGGAAAACTCACTAATTAAACTAGGAATGGAGAATGTTTCTTTGAGCACTATTCCCGAGATACGCTTAAAGTACTTGCGCGAACTGCGCTTGGGTTATAACGAACTGCCGTCGATTCCGCAAGAATTGGCCTTCAACATGAGTAATTTGCGCATGCTAGATTTGTCCAATAATGACTTGACTAATGTACCGCTAATGACACAATCACTGCCACATTTAAG GAAATTGATGCTCTCGGGCAATCCAATAACCTCGCTTAATAATAATAGTTTCGACGGTGTCAATGAGGATTTGGAAATGTTAGACATCTCCAATTTTCGTTTGCATTACTTTGAATATGGTTGTTTAGACTCATTGCCACATCTGCGCTCGCTCAAACTTACCGCATACTCGCATTTGGAACACTTCAATATACCTCATTTGTTGCGGCACCATCATAATGTACGTGAACTTTGGATTGAAGCGCCGCAACCGTTCACTCGAATCATAAAGAAGGGTTCGGGACCGAATCAGGACATTCAGCAGGTGCAGATGGGTCAACCCACTGATTTGGCGCGTGAAATGGAGGGTCATCTACCATCGAAGTTGACGAATATAACTTTCAGTGGTCCGCAGTTTAGTAGTCTCAATGAACGCATTTTGAAG GGCATGAGGTCGCCGTACATATACATGCAACTATTTAACACTACACTGAAGGAGATACCGACCAATTTCTTCAAACATATGGGTCGGGTCCGCAATATATCATTGGATATACGCTACAACAATCGaatgttgaaaaaagtaccAAATCCCAATACTGGGAATGTACCTTTCTTGCCGAACAGCGTTTT
- the LOC105232511 gene encoding chaoptin isoform X1, whose translation MGLEFFFKFGYAFLIITLMIMIWMSLARASMHMYEMDDSRNPPCTQNALCTCSKSAPDLGIVHCKDVPFPALPKMVNESKVFSLHMENTGLREIESYFLQSTGMYRLKISGNHLTEIPDDAFTGLERSLWELLLPQNDLVEIPSKSIRHLQKLRHLDLGNNHITHVQHDSFRGLEDSLQWLILRDNCISMLMAHSFSGLLILETLDLSGNNLFEIDPNVFVDGMPRLTKLLLTDNILSEIPYDALGPLKSLRTLDISHNVIWSLGGNDTYDIKSATKLNLDNLHLEYNNIDMLPPNSFKNFDIVNRTFFDGNPIHTLREDAFKPAKIREIYMRYCGLTNVSPLAFDSLVNSLQILDLSGNNLTHLHHKLFNNFDVLRVISLRDNKIKIEQPLETFNAMQYTLLKLDLSGDKNDPTNLQTLRNMTRMRNMRSLSMSRMGSATTIGPDDFKDFGVELEDLQITRATLATIQSHAFKHVRGLKHLDFSENGIQTIENDAFHEIGHSLISLKISHGFTGTALPADPLRHLTSLQELDFSNNKITSMSDTSFHFLKNLRLLELHDNRIEQVMKGTFQGDIHSKLEEISLRFNHLTQVSQHTFFDLEALRKLHLDDNKIERVERRAFMNLDELEHLSLRGNKLNNLADESFQNLPKLEILDMAFNNLPNFNFDYFDQVGTLSTLNVNVSHNQIKMLMYNSSWAGRADHGSMHHSNIKLLDLSHNNISLIHPGYFRPAEISLTHLYMGYNSLMNATRDVFGNMPHLQWLDLSYNSIRELDFDAFKNTKQLQLIYLDHNYLTDIPQDIFKPIYALRVIDLSHNHLRGLPDNLFYNGGMEKMDVSHNMLLKIPSSSLSSLAALTLCELHLSNNFISTIHSMDLSNKFRSLRFLDISYNYLLRIDDAVFATMPRLAALDLSHNRDLKVMDKSFMGLENSLIKLGMENVSLSTIPEIRLKYLRELRLGYNELPSIPQELAFNMSNLRMLDLSNNDLTNVPLMTQSLPHLRKLMLSGNPITSLNNNSFDGVNEDLEMLDISNFRLHYFEYGCLDSLPHLRSLKLTAYSHLEHFNIPHLLRHHHNVRELWIEAPQPFTRIIKKGSGPNQDIQQVQMGQPTDLAREMEGHLPSKLTNITFSGPQFSSLNERILKGMRSPYIYMQLFNTTLKEIPTNFFKHMGRVRNISLDIRYNNRMLKKVPNPNTGNVPFLPNSVFLTELKMSDSDLNCDCDLGWVEFWQRKRRQYICSSQTWTDAVFRTFMNSPCQVYGRHNCDDHDDDLRETRCDNKGGQQLMEALKFDLECGWDNAGCRETFILLITALLMIVFWM comes from the exons ATG GGATTGGAGTTCTTCTTCAAATTCGGCTATGCCTTCCTCATCATAACGCTTATGATAATGATATGGATGTCCTTGGCGCGCGCCTCGATGCACATGTATGAAATGGACGATTCACGCAATCCACCATGCACACAAAACGCACTTTGCACGTGTTCGAAATCGGCGCCGGATCTAGGTATAGTTCACTGTAAAGACGTGCCATTTCCGGCGTTACCTAAAATGGTGAACGAATCGAAG GTCTTTTCGCTACATATGGAAAACACCGGTTTGCGGGAAATAGAGTCATATTTCTTGCAATCGACAG GCATGTATCGTTTGAAAATAAGTGGCAATCATTTGACGGAAATACCCGACGATGCCTTCACCGGTTTAGAACGGTCACTTTGGGAGCTATTGCTACCCCAAAATGATCTCGTTGAGATACCTTCAAAGTCCATACGACATCTTCAGAAGTTGCGCCACCTTGATTTGGGAAACAACCATATCACCCATGTGCAGCACGACTCTTTTCGTGGCCTTGAGGACTCACTGCAATGGTTGATTTTACGAGATAATTGTATATCCATGCTGATGGCACATAGCTTCTCGGGCTTACTTATATTAGAAACATTGGATTTGAGTGGcaacaatttgtttgaaattgatCCTAATGTCTTTGTGGATGGAATGCCGCGATTAACCAAGCTTTTACTGACTGACAATATTCTTTCCGAGATACCATATGATGCGCTTGGACCTTTGAAAAGTTTGCGTACTCTGGACATATCCCATAATGTGATATGGTCCTTGGGTGGCAACGACACATACGACATTAAATCCGCCACAAAGCTTAATTTGGACAATTTGCATTTAGAATACAATAACATTGATATGTTGCCACCAAATTCTTTCAAGAACTTCGATATTGTGAACAGAACATTCTTCGATGGTAATCCCATACACACTCTTAGG GAGGACGCCTTCAAACCGGCCAAAATAAGAGAGATCTATATGCGTTACTGCGGCCTGACTAACGTATCGCCGCTGGCTTTCGACAGCTTAGTCAACAGTTTGCAGATCCTAGATCTGTCGGGCAACAACTTAACGCACTTACATCACAAACTATTTAACAATTTCGATGTGTTAAG AGTTATTAGCTTGCGGGACAACAAGATCAAGATCGAGCAGCCGCTGGAGACTTTCAACGCCATGCAGTACACCCTGCTCAAATTGGACTTAAGCGGGGATAAGAACGACCCAACAAATCTTCAGACCCTACGCAA taTGACCAGAATGCGGAATATGCGTTCGTTGTCAATGTCGCGCATGGGTAGTGCCACAACAATAGGTCCGGACGACTTCAAGGATTTCGGTGTGGAGCTAGAGGATTTACAAATCACTCGCGCCACACTCGCGACCATACAATCACATGCCTTCAAACATGTACGCGGCCTTAAGCATTTGGACTTCAGCGAGAATGGTATACAAACAATAGAAAACGACGCATTTCACGAG ATTGGTCACTCGCTGATTTCGTTAAAAATCTCGCATGGCTTCACGGGCACGGCGCTGCCGGCCGATCCGTTGCGGCATTTGACCTCACTGCAAGAACTGGActttagcaacaacaaaatcaccAGCATGAGCGATACCAGTTTCCACTTCTTGAAAAATCTGCGGCTGCTGGAACTGCACGACAATCGCATCGAGCAGGTCATGAAGGGCACTTTCCAA GGTGACATCCATTCCAAATTGGAGGAGATATCGCTACGCTTTAATCACCTAACACAAGTGTCGCAACATACATTCTTTGACCTGGAGGCTTTGAGGAAATTACATTTGGACGACAATAAGATCGAACGTGTCGAACGAAGAGCCTTTATGAATTTGGATGAGCTGGAACACCTCAGTTTGCGCGGcaataaactaaataatttaGCTGACGAGTCGTTCCAG aaCTTACCAAAATTGGAAATTCTCGACATGGCTTTCAATAACTTACCGAATTTCAACTTCGACTATTTTGATCAA GTGGGCACCTTATCCACTCTAAATGTAAATGTGAGCCACAATCAAATCAAAATGCTAATGTACAATAGTTCGTGGGCGGGTCGAGCTGATCACG GTTCAATGCACCATTCAAATATAAAGTTACTGGACTTGTCACACAACAATATATCTCTGATACATCCAGGCTACTTCCGGCCAGCGGAGATTTCATTGACCCACCTATACATGGGCTATAACTCACTGATG AATGCAACGCGAGATGTGTTCGGTAATATGCCGCATCTGCAATGGCTGGACCTGTCTTATAATAGTATACGCGAGCTGGATTTCGATGCGTTTAAAAATACCAAGCAGCTGCAG ttaatatATCTGGATCACAATTACTTAACGGACATACCCCAGGACATCTTCAAACCCATTTACGCCTTGCGCGTTATCGATCTGTCACATAACCATTTACGAGGTTTGCCTGACAATCTTTTCTATAACGGCGGCATGGAAAA AATGGACGTTTCGCACAATATGCTGCTCAAAATACCCTCATCATCCCTGTCCAGCTTGGCCGCTTTAACGCTTTGTGAGCTGCACTTATCTAATAACTTTATTTCAACTATACACAGCATGGACTTATCCAATAAGTTCAGG TCTCTGCGCTTCCTGGACATTTCTTACAATTACTTGCTGCGGATAGACGACGCAGTTTTCGCCACAATGCCTCGACTCGCTGCGCTTGACCTCTCACACAACCGTGATCTCAAAGTGATGGACAAGTCGTTCATGGGTCTGGAAAACTCACTAATTAAACTAGGAATGGAGAATGTTTCTTTGAGCACTATTCCCGAGATACGCTTAAAGTACTTGCGCGAACTGCGCTTGGGTTATAACGAACTGCCGTCGATTCCGCAAGAATTGGCCTTCAACATGAGTAATTTGCGCATGCTAGATTTGTCCAATAATGACTTGACTAATGTACCGCTAATGACACAATCACTGCCACATTTAAG GAAATTGATGCTCTCGGGCAATCCAATAACCTCGCTTAATAATAATAGTTTCGACGGTGTCAATGAGGATTTGGAAATGTTAGACATCTCCAATTTTCGTTTGCATTACTTTGAATATGGTTGTTTAGACTCATTGCCACATCTGCGCTCGCTCAAACTTACCGCATACTCGCATTTGGAACACTTCAATATACCTCATTTGTTGCGGCACCATCATAATGTACGTGAACTTTGGATTGAAGCGCCGCAACCGTTCACTCGAATCATAAAGAAGGGTTCGGGACCGAATCAGGACATTCAGCAGGTGCAGATGGGTCAACCCACTGATTTGGCGCGTGAAATGGAGGGTCATCTACCATCGAAGTTGACGAATATAACTTTCAGTGGTCCGCAGTTTAGTAGTCTCAATGAACGCATTTTGAAG GGCATGAGGTCGCCGTACATATACATGCAACTATTTAACACTACACTGAAGGAGATACCGACCAATTTCTTCAAACATATGGGTCGGGTCCGCAATATATCATTGGATATACGCTACAACAATCGaatgttgaaaaaagtaccAAATCCCAATACTGGGAATGTACCTTTCTTGCCGAACAGCGTTTT